A region of Paenibacillus sp. JNUCC-31 DNA encodes the following proteins:
- a CDS encoding helix-turn-helix domain-containing protein — translation MRLLIVDDEVIIRTGLASVITWHELGIEILPPAASAEEALTRMADERPHILMTDIRMTGRTGLELAEEGLKLLPELEVIILSGYDDFSYAQQAIRQGVTDYLLKTSKPEEIIKTVLQAKQRITERWAEKSREGQLLRENRQRLFTEWIINGDVESGPCPVFLQQGMNVQSDCYSGKEQIQRQVLILKAAGWSRSSAALLNFAVQNMLEDVLPGAIAHMQKNRIICVVQLPLNKQEFQFTLGIALNRIEQLLKCTLRAAVGLPCREIDHLHESYRTASMAYRYHGLLEDKIWKYEDVMHRKGGKTVLHHEEETTLGTILLDNDSIMLTTWIQELIAELMLDPEVTPESFDACLHSVVNAGQRWLIRTMRAIGREDLERFEPWMPDPDAVVGELRDLLFHHLYGLMYAYHSQMGQGRTTHVQKAIAYMESGLAQDISLQHVAGQVHLHPGHLSELFKKETGVTFGDFVTEMRIRRAMDMLVVSPAKVSEVAAISGYEDVKYFSRLFKKHTGKTPSEYREEALSYKPS, via the coding sequence ATGAGATTACTGATTGTTGACGATGAAGTGATTATCCGCACAGGGCTCGCCAGTGTAATCACCTGGCATGAACTGGGGATTGAGATTCTCCCGCCAGCAGCATCGGCAGAAGAGGCGTTAACACGCATGGCTGATGAGAGGCCGCATATTCTAATGACGGATATTCGGATGACGGGCAGGACGGGGCTTGAACTGGCAGAGGAAGGGCTGAAGTTACTGCCGGAACTAGAGGTTATTATTTTATCGGGATACGATGACTTCTCTTACGCTCAGCAGGCAATTCGGCAAGGTGTGACGGATTACCTGCTCAAGACGAGCAAGCCGGAGGAAATTATCAAGACAGTGCTTCAGGCCAAACAACGGATTACCGAACGATGGGCTGAAAAATCAAGAGAAGGACAGCTGCTTCGTGAGAACAGACAGCGTCTGTTCACTGAATGGATCATTAATGGAGACGTTGAATCCGGCCCATGTCCTGTATTTCTCCAACAGGGGATGAATGTACAATCGGATTGTTATTCTGGCAAAGAGCAGATACAGAGGCAAGTTCTGATCTTGAAAGCGGCAGGCTGGAGTCGTTCATCGGCTGCATTACTCAACTTTGCCGTGCAAAATATGCTGGAAGATGTTCTGCCAGGTGCAATTGCTCACATGCAGAAGAACCGGATCATCTGTGTAGTACAGTTACCGCTGAACAAGCAGGAATTCCAATTTACGCTGGGCATTGCATTAAACCGGATTGAGCAGCTGTTGAAATGTACACTGCGTGCAGCAGTAGGCCTACCCTGCCGGGAGATCGATCATCTGCATGAGAGCTACCGGACAGCTTCAATGGCGTACCGTTACCATGGGCTGCTCGAAGACAAGATATGGAAATATGAAGACGTCATGCACCGTAAGGGCGGCAAAACGGTTCTTCATCACGAGGAAGAAACCACCTTGGGGACCATATTACTGGATAACGACTCGATTATGCTCACCACATGGATACAAGAACTGATAGCCGAGCTGATGCTGGACCCGGAAGTTACACCAGAGTCCTTCGATGCCTGTTTGCATTCCGTGGTCAATGCTGGACAGCGCTGGCTGATTCGTACGATGCGTGCCATCGGTAGAGAAGATCTGGAACGGTTCGAACCGTGGATGCCAGACCCGGATGCAGTGGTTGGTGAGCTTCGGGACCTGCTATTTCATCATTTATATGGTCTGATGTATGCATACCATAGTCAAATGGGGCAGGGGCGGACTACGCATGTACAGAAGGCGATTGCTTATATGGAATCCGGCTTGGCACAGGATATTAGCCTGCAACATGTCGCAGGTCAGGTTCATCTGCATCCGGGACATCTCAGTGAGCTGTTTAAGAAAGAAACAGGTGTCACTTTTGGTGATTTTGTAACAGAGATGCGAATTCGGCGGGCGATGGACATGTTAGTGGTATCTCCAGCGAAAGTAAGTGAAGTCGCTGCCATCAGCGGTTATGAGGACGTTAAGTATTTTAGCAGACTGTTCAAAAAACACACAGGCAAGACTCCGAGTGAATACCGTGAGGAGGCATTGTCGTACAAGCCTTCCTGA
- a CDS encoding FAD-dependent monooxygenase yields MNQNTHLKTDVCIVGAGPGGALLSFLLNRQGISTILIERQPHLLKSFRGEVLNQDGEDLLKKHGLYSLVAKRGVLPLEQIQYWENGQIIHTITPDEQQSHVGIHVPQDHLLEVIVSQSRTLENEHILFNTVMTGLLHNKANKTVGINIRQEGRPASIEAAVIVGADGRYSAVRRQAGLTPDIRKHGYDLLWARIPAPAGWEPAVRMASMDGQQLALFSQFGGYVQIGWNIPQGAFTKLREQPFAPFVQKLVAAFPCLADSVAEHIRTWSDFVLLSVESSFAESWAQDNVVLIGDAAHTMTPTGAFGLNAALEDADVLSELLIAMSVDQFKSTEQLQKLQAVRGEKVKQQLARQLEMESSFQQRYESFQ; encoded by the coding sequence TGCTGAACCGGCAGGGAATATCGACCATTCTGATCGAGCGCCAGCCGCATCTGCTCAAGTCATTTCGCGGGGAAGTACTTAATCAGGATGGCGAGGATTTATTGAAGAAGCACGGATTATATTCTTTGGTTGCGAAGCGAGGTGTTCTGCCTCTGGAGCAGATTCAGTACTGGGAGAATGGTCAGATTATCCACACGATTACCCCAGATGAGCAGCAATCGCATGTAGGCATTCATGTACCGCAGGATCATCTGCTGGAAGTCATAGTGTCACAATCGCGGACACTGGAGAACGAACATATTCTTTTCAATACCGTGATGACTGGACTGTTGCACAATAAAGCAAACAAGACGGTTGGCATCAACATTCGGCAGGAAGGAAGGCCTGCTTCCATTGAAGCAGCTGTTATTGTTGGTGCAGATGGCAGATATTCAGCTGTACGCAGACAAGCGGGTCTAACCCCCGATATCCGTAAACATGGATACGACCTGTTATGGGCTCGAATTCCTGCTCCGGCAGGCTGGGAACCCGCTGTTCGAATGGCCAGCATGGATGGTCAGCAGCTGGCGTTATTCTCCCAATTCGGAGGATATGTGCAGATCGGATGGAACATACCGCAAGGGGCATTCACCAAGTTGCGCGAACAGCCTTTCGCTCCGTTTGTGCAAAAACTTGTGGCAGCCTTCCCCTGTCTCGCTGATTCGGTTGCCGAACATATCCGGACCTGGAGTGATTTTGTTTTGTTATCCGTAGAGAGCAGTTTCGCCGAATCGTGGGCGCAGGACAATGTAGTACTGATCGGCGATGCTGCACATACGATGACTCCGACGGGCGCATTTGGATTAAACGCAGCACTGGAAGATGCTGATGTGCTCTCCGAATTGCTTATTGCCATGTCAGTTGATCAATTCAAGTCCACAGAACAATTGCAGAAGCTGCAAGCCGTCCGTGGAGAAAAAGTAAAACAACAGCTGGCCCGTCAACTCGAAATGGAGTCTTCATTTCAGCAGCGGTACGAATCTTTTCAATAA
- a CDS encoding beta-mannosidase — protein MKMNSSNQELSGQWKIQHFEVGEKRAMDVAAAALDDRFWIGAEVPGDVHSALVERSIIDPPYYGHNDAKSRWIEQKEWWYRTSFNLVKVGETEESFELVFDGLDTFATVYVNGHEVGKTANMLMSHIFDVTTLVRHGWNVIAVKLDPLYLHHQDKETFDWSSYTKERPWLRKAAMNFGWDWGPRMVTVGIWGGVRLERRTIAKLENVFARTESASKQQAVVHVTADVKSVLSFRSRQKREKAVAMSCDIRLLDAAGQEVARTADIVVKDGLADTTLELDSPQLWWTHDLGEPYLYRLEVTLYADGVEVDRYNESFGVRTIELALHNEQGEDAFTFILNGIRVYAKGANWIPADHLIGAIPASRYRELVELAVEGHMNMLRVWAGGIYEKDVFYDECDRQGVLVWQDFAFANALFPDFNRDFMNNVRDEVENNVLRLRNRASLALWCGNNEIDWLYDMKSASGDITSPFYGELIYHDLIPEVLERLDSSRPYWPSSPFGDSNGKDANDPDVGDRHNWQVWHGSVYPRKHGEPPLLDYSIQGVTFKNYKKDNALFSSEFGMHASANRYTLEKNMPAGQFYWGSPEMAYRNKDTNHQKGILLMEGYTGIPQNVEEYMNFSMLTQAEGLRYGIEHFRRINHRNSGALVWQLNDSWPGTSWSMIDYELLPKASFYYGKIFFHPILLSLEHEPGEPLRLWVVNDTRENLNGELHLNVYDLNGEKVYCSLHHVETGAQSSARIAELSEVEVLGGRSAEEVMVELVAEGFTAPLNRYFLRDPKDVKLPQSQLSVHVNEEEQSVSVTAIGAIARLVKLELPYGRVRFSDNYFDLLPGESRTVQLRHPDKQSLPMTELRVSAMNGSES, from the coding sequence ATGAAGATGAATAGTTCAAATCAGGAATTATCAGGACAGTGGAAGATTCAACATTTCGAGGTAGGAGAGAAGCGGGCCATGGATGTTGCAGCGGCTGCGCTGGACGATCGATTCTGGATCGGAGCAGAGGTGCCAGGGGATGTGCACTCCGCGTTGGTGGAACGCAGCATTATTGATCCGCCCTACTACGGGCATAACGATGCCAAGAGCCGTTGGATCGAACAGAAGGAATGGTGGTATCGCACCAGTTTCAATCTGGTGAAGGTTGGGGAGACGGAGGAGTCCTTCGAGTTGGTCTTCGACGGGCTGGATACGTTCGCCACCGTTTATGTAAACGGGCATGAAGTTGGGAAAACGGCCAATATGCTCATGTCCCACATTTTTGATGTCACGACACTCGTTCGTCATGGCTGGAATGTTATTGCTGTGAAGTTGGATCCCCTTTATCTGCATCACCAGGACAAGGAGACGTTCGATTGGTCTTCGTATACGAAGGAACGGCCATGGTTGCGCAAAGCAGCGATGAATTTTGGCTGGGACTGGGGTCCGCGGATGGTTACCGTAGGAATCTGGGGCGGGGTGCGGCTGGAGAGACGAACGATCGCGAAACTGGAAAACGTATTTGCCCGTACTGAATCAGCCAGCAAACAGCAGGCGGTTGTCCATGTCACTGCTGACGTGAAGTCCGTATTGTCTTTCCGCAGCAGACAGAAACGTGAAAAAGCTGTAGCAATGTCATGTGATATACGGTTACTGGATGCGGCTGGACAGGAAGTAGCACGGACTGCCGATATTGTTGTGAAAGATGGTCTCGCAGATACAACACTGGAATTGGATTCACCGCAATTATGGTGGACGCATGACCTGGGTGAACCTTACTTGTACAGGCTGGAAGTTACGCTATATGCGGATGGGGTGGAAGTAGACCGCTACAATGAGTCCTTTGGGGTACGCACCATTGAGCTGGCCCTTCATAATGAACAGGGTGAGGATGCCTTTACGTTTATCCTGAACGGAATTCGTGTATATGCCAAAGGAGCTAACTGGATTCCGGCCGACCATTTGATTGGTGCAATCCCTGCCTCCCGGTATCGTGAACTTGTCGAGTTGGCCGTGGAAGGACATATGAATATGCTGCGTGTCTGGGCAGGAGGCATATATGAGAAGGATGTCTTCTACGATGAATGTGATCGGCAAGGCGTACTGGTATGGCAGGACTTTGCTTTTGCCAACGCCTTATTCCCGGACTTCAATCGTGACTTTATGAACAATGTACGGGATGAAGTTGAAAATAATGTCCTGCGCCTGCGCAACCGTGCTTCGCTTGCACTCTGGTGTGGCAATAACGAAATTGACTGGCTCTATGACATGAAGTCTGCCAGTGGAGATATCACCAGCCCATTCTATGGGGAATTGATCTACCATGATCTGATCCCGGAAGTGTTGGAGCGTCTGGATTCGTCGCGTCCATACTGGCCGTCTTCACCGTTCGGAGACAGCAACGGCAAGGATGCCAACGACCCGGATGTAGGTGACCGGCATAATTGGCAGGTATGGCATGGTTCGGTCTATCCGCGAAAACACGGCGAGCCGCCACTGCTGGATTACAGTATTCAAGGAGTGACATTCAAAAATTACAAAAAGGACAATGCCCTGTTTAGCAGCGAATTCGGCATGCATGCCTCGGCCAACCGTTACACGTTGGAGAAAAATATGCCCGCAGGACAGTTCTATTGGGGAAGCCCCGAAATGGCCTATCGGAATAAGGATACCAATCATCAGAAAGGCATTCTCCTGATGGAAGGATATACGGGTATTCCGCAAAATGTTGAAGAGTATATGAATTTTTCCATGCTGACACAGGCGGAAGGATTACGATATGGCATTGAGCATTTCCGGCGGATCAATCATCGCAATAGTGGAGCACTCGTGTGGCAGCTCAATGACAGCTGGCCTGGCACAAGTTGGTCCATGATTGACTATGAGCTGCTGCCGAAAGCGTCTTTTTATTACGGGAAAATATTCTTTCATCCCATTCTGTTGTCGTTGGAACATGAACCGGGTGAACCGCTTAGACTATGGGTTGTGAATGATACACGGGAGAATCTGAACGGTGAGCTTCATCTCAATGTCTATGATTTGAATGGGGAGAAAGTGTATTGCAGTTTGCATCATGTGGAGACAGGTGCACAATCCTCCGCTCGTATTGCAGAGCTGAGCGAAGTGGAAGTATTGGGAGGCAGATCAGCAGAAGAAGTGATGGTTGAATTGGTAGCTGAAGGTTTCACAGCACCACTCAATCGATATTTCTTACGTGATCCGAAGGATGTTAAGCTGCCTCAATCCCAGCTCAGTGTGCACGTGAACGAAGAAGAGCAGTCCGTATCGGTCACCGCCATTGGAGCAATTGCCAGGTTGGTGAAGCTCGAACTGCCCTATGGACGCGTTCGTTTCAGTGATAATTATTTCGATCTGCTCCCTGGGGAGAGCCGTACGGTACAGCTGCGTCATCCCGACAAGCAGTCTTTACCTATGACAGAGCTACGGGTAAGCGCCATGAATGGCAGTGAAAGCTGA